DNA from Polaribacter sp. NJDZ03:
GAAATAATATCTTGAAATAACGTTTGCAAAGCCAAACCAACACCAATTAAAAGTGCTGCAGATGCTGCAAAAAGGGCCGTTAAGTTTACCCCCATTTTACTTATAGTTACTAAAAAAATAACTACATAGATAATCCAAGTTAAATAAGAAAAAATACTTCTAACCTTTAATTCATTCTCTGGCAGTAATTTTCTATTAACTATTTTTTTTAACAATCTTATCACTACAGAAGCAGTTGTTAAAGTAATTGTCAAAATAAGAACATCCAGAATACTGATACTAAAAGTATCTGTTATTACATAGTTTGAATTTATAAAATCTAATATTTTTCTCATTAAAACTAGTATTATCCTTTATATTTTAGCCATTTATACAAATCTTTATAGGTAGCTTTTTTACCATACATTAAAATACCTACTCTATAAATTTTAGCTGCTAACCAAACCATAAATACAAATGTAACTAACAATAATGCCATAGAAATTACCAATTCATACCAAGAAACACCAAAAGGAACTCTCATTAACATTACAATAGGACTTGTAAATGGAATATGAGAAAACAATACGGCAATAGATCCGTGAGGATCATTTATAACGGTTGCAAAACCAACATAAACTCCTAAAATAAGAGGTAACATTATTGGCATCATAAATTGTTGTGTATCTGTTTCATTGTCTACAGCAGCACCAACAGCTGCAAATAAAGAACTATACAACATAAAACCACCTAGAAAGTAAAAAATAAATAACACAAACATTTTTAAAATTGGTAGTTTCAGAATTTCTTGTACAATCATCTGACCTTTATCTCCTGCTGTTGCTTGTTGTACAGCATCCATTTGTTCCGCAGGTATTCTTGCAGATTGTACTTCTACCATATCTACTCCAAAAACAGACTGAGCAACAAACAAAATAACAGATAGTATAATACCCCAAATTAAAAACTGCAGTAAACCGGCAGAGGCATTTCCTAAAATTTTACCCAACATTAGTTGGAATGGTTTTACAGACGAAACAATAATTTCTATAATTCTACTTGTCTTTTCCTCAATAACACTTCTCATTACAGAAGTACCATAAATCATTACAAACATCATTAATAAGTAACCAGCAATAGCCCCGACTCCTATTTTTAATCCGTTTATTAATTTGGATGATTCTTCACCAGAAAAATTATACATTTTAATATCTGTATTAATCTTAGAAGCTTCTATTTTTTCTATATCAATACCAAAATTATTCAATTTTACATGCCTAATTTTAGTTTCAATTTTATTTTCCATAGAACTCATAACAGACATTCCCGGGGAGTCTGTAGAATAAAACTCTATCGATTTTGCCAACAATTCTAAACTATCTTGTTTCGGGATAATTAGTGCTCCGTAATAATCTCCCTCTTCAACCTTATTCTTTGTTTCTTCAATTCCTAAAGCAGTATAATCTGTATAATGAATGGTTTTAGAATCTTTAAAATCTTCTTTAGAAAACAACCCAGAATTATCTACATAAACGATTTCTTTAACTTTCTCATCATTTTTTTGCATCAGAAAATACACCAAAGCCCCCATACCAATCATTAATAACGGACTTAAAAAAGTCATCATTATAAAAGATTTGTTACGAACCTTTGCAATAAACTCTCTCTGTATAATTAGTTTTAACTTGCTCATTTTATTAATTGTTCTTATTTATTGCCTGAATAAAAATATCATTTGCACTTGGTATCAACTCTACAAAATGCTGCACTTCTCCCTTACTTGTTAAAAATGATAACAAATCGTTTGCAGTATTTCCTTCTGTTAATTTTATATTCATTGTTAAACTGTCATTCAATAATTTAAAGTTTGATGGAAAAACCTCAAAATTCTCTTTTAATTTCGCTTCCACTTCCTTAGGATGATCAGTATGCAAGCCTACTTGAAACGTATGCGTTCTAAACTGACGCTTAATATCGTCTAACTTACCGTCTAAAATTTTGTTCGATTTATCAATCAGAGCAATTTCATCGCACATTTCTTCTACAGATTCCATTCTGTGGGTAGAAAAAATAATGGTTGCACCTTCATCACGAAGTTGTAAAATTTCTTTAGCAATTAATTGCGCATTTATAGGATCGAATCCAGAAAAAGGTTCATCAAAAATTAATAATTTAGGATTGTGCATCACCGTTACAATAAATTGTACTTTTTGTGCCATTCCCTTAGAAAGTTCTTCAATTTTCTTATTCCACCAAGCAGAAATATCAAATTTATCAAACCAATATTTTAAACGTTTTTTTGCTTCAGCTTTACTCAATCCTTTTAATTGTGCTAAATACAAGGCTTGCTCTCCTACTTTCATCGATTTATACAAACCACGTTCTTCCGGTAAATAACCAATTTGTGCTGTATGATGAGGTGCCAATACTTCTCCATCTAAAATAATAGATCCGCTATCTGGCATTGTTATTTGATTTATAATTCTAATTAAAGATGTTTTCCCTGCTCCATTTGGACCTAATAATCCAAAAACACATCCTTTAGGTATATGTAATGAAACATCATTTAATGCTCTAAAATCACCATAATTTTTTACAACATTATTAACTTCTAATAAATTTTTCATTGCCTCTTAATAATTTTTTTCTGAAAGTTCTCAGTAATCACAAACTTACATATTTTAAAAAGATTAGTATAAAAACTTGATAAAACGTTACAATATAATTTAAAAAGACTTCAATTAATAAAAACAAAAGGTCTCCTTTTAGATAATAATTATAAAAACGCAACTTAAGAAACACAAGTATGTGGTCTTAAAAAGGCTAAATTATTTGTTAAAATTTACTATGCACGCATAACTTTTTCTAAATTTACTATGCATGCATAATAAATTTTTATATATTTGACATAATGAATAAATTAAAATCAATAGATCATGAGCTCAGAGCAACTTGGCAAGCAGTCGCTAAAGTGTATAACGAGCAGGCCGTAAAACATGATAGTACAATGGCTACCGCATTTGTTTTATTAAATATAGACAAGCTAAACGGTACACCATCTACAGCTTTAGGCCCTTTAATGGGAATGGAACCTACAAGTCTTTCTAGAATATTAAAAACGATGGAAGATAAAGGGGCTATTTCTAGAGAGAAAAACCCAGATGACGGTAGAAGTGTCATCATCAAATTAACTGAGTATGGCAAAGAAATGCGTAAAATATCTAAAGCGTATGTAATACAGTTTAATGAAACCGTAATGGAAAATGTTTCTAAAGAAGATTTAGCAGGATTTTTTAAAGTAACATCTACCATTAACAAACTAATTGCAGATAAAGATATTTACGAAAATACTAACAAAAATAAAGCAGTATAACAAAATTGACTAAAGACTGAATGACCTGAGATAATTAGACTGAATACAAAAGTCTTACATCTTATTTCTTTTTAAATCATACGTCAAAAAATTTTAAAAACAAATGACTAGAAGAATTAAAAAAGTAGCAATCATTGGCTCTGGGATTATGGGAAGCGGAATTGCTTGTCATTTTGCAAACATTGGAGTTGAAGTTCTTTTATTGGACATTGTGCCAAGAGAATTAAACGACAAAGAAAAGGCTAAAGGACTAACTCTCGAAGACAAAGTTGTAAGAAATCGTTTAGTAAATGACGCACTCACAGCTTCCCTAAAATCTAAACCATCTCCTATTTATAATCAAAAATTTGCAAATAGAATTACCACTGGTAATTTAGATGATGATATTGCAAAAGTTGCGGATGTAGATTGGATTATGGAGGTTGTTGTTGAAAGACTAGACATTAAAAAAATTGTTTTTGATAAACTAGAGAAATACAGAACTCCTGGTACAATTATTTCTTCTAATACTTCTGGTATTCCTATTCAATTTATGAATGAAGGAAGAAGTGAAGATTTTCAGAAACATTTTGCGGTTACTCACTTTTTTAATCCTCCAAGATATTTAAAACTTTTTGAGGTTGTTCCTGGTCCAGACTGTAAACAAGAAGTTACTGACTTCTTAATGATGTACGGAGAAAAATTTTTAGGTAAAACTTCTGTTTTAGCAAAAGATACTCCTGCTTTTATTGGGAATAGAATTGGAATTTTCGGAATTCAATCTTTATTCCATCAAGTAAAAGAATTAGGCTTAACAGTTGAAGAAGTCGATAAATTAACAGGTCCGGTTATTGGAAGACCAAAATCTGCTACTTTTAGAACTGTGGATGTTGTTGGTTTAGATACGCTTGTACACGTTGCAAACGGAATCTATGAAAACTGTCCTGATGATGAAGCTCACGATTTATTTAAACTTCCAGAATTCATCAATAAAATGATGGAAAACAAATGGTTGGGAAGTAAAACCGGACAAGGTTTCTATAAAAAAACAGTAAATACTGAAGGTAAAAAAGAAATTTTAACTTTAGACTTAGATACTTTAGAATATCGTTCTTCTAAAAGAGCAAAATTTGCAACTTTAGAACTTACGAAAACGATTGATAAGCCAATTGACCGTTTTAAAGTGTTGGTTGGAGGAAAAGATAAAGCTGGAGAATTCTACAGAAAGAACTTTGCAGCAATGTTTGCGTATGTTCAAAATAGAATTCCAGAAATTTCTGATGAATTGTATAAGATTGATGACGCCATGAAAGCGGGATTCGGTTGGGAAAATGGTCCTTTCGAAATTTGGGATGCAATTGGTGTAGAAAAAGGAATTGAATTAATGAAAGCTGAAGGAGCAGAACCTGCAACTTGGGTAACAGAAATGTTAGCTTCTGGTTCTAAATCTTTCTATTCAGTTAAAGAAGGTGCTACTTATTTTTATGATATTCCTTCTAAATCTCAAACTAAAAAACCGGGTCAAGATGGTTTTATTATTTTAGATAACATTAGAAAATCAAACGAAGTTTTTAAAAATTCTGGTGTTGTTATAGAAGATATTGGAGACGGAATTTTAAATATAGAGTTCCAATCTAAAATGAATACGATTGGTGGTGATGTTTTAGCCGGTATTAATAAAGGAATAGATTTAGCTGAAAAAGATTTTCAAGGTTTGGTTGTTGGTAACCAAGCAGCAAACTTTTCTGTTGGGGCAAACATTGGTATGATTTTTATGATGGCTGTAGAGCAAGAATATGATGAATTAAATTATGCCATCAAACATTTTCAAGATACGATGATGCGTATGCGATATTCATCTATACCAACTATTTCTGCTCCTCATGGAATGGCTTTAGGTGGTGGTTGTGAAATCTCTTTACACGCAGATAAAGTTGTTGCAGCTGCAGAAACCTATATGGGATTAGTAGAATTTGGAGTTGGTGTAATTCCTGGTGGTGGTGGTTCTAAAGAAATGGCTTTAAGAGCATCAGATTCTTTTCAAAAAGGAGACGTTGAATTAAACGTTTTACAAGAAAACTTCTTAACTATTGGTATGGCAAAAGTATCTACTTCTGCGTATGAAGCATTTGATTTAGGTTTACTTCAAAAAGGAAAAGATGTTATTGTTGTTAATAAAGAGAGACAAATAGCAACTGCAAAAGCACACGCAAAATTAATGGCAGAAAGTGGTTATACTCAACCTGCAAGACGTAAAGATGTTAAGGTTTTAGGTAAACAAGCTTTGGGTATGTTTTTAGTAGGAACGGATTCTATGGAACATTCTAAATATATTTCTGAACATGACATGAAAATAGCTAATAAACTGGCCTATGTAATGGCTGGAGGAGATTTATCTGAACCTACTTTAGTTACAGAACAGTATCTATTAGATTTAGAAAGGGAAGCTTTTTTGAGTTTATGTACGGAAAGAAAAACGTTAGAGAGAATTCAAGCAATGTTGAAGACGGGGAAACCACTTAGGAATTAAGTATTGAGAACAAAGTATTAAGACTGAGCATCTTTATGAAAAAGGTTTTCTATAATATTTTGTACTTAATTCTTATTACTAACAATCTTAATACTAATTAATATGCACAGGTTTGAAGATTTGAAAATATGGCAAAAAGCAATGGATATAACAGAAAAGTGTTATCAAGCTTCCATAAATTTTCCTAAAGAGGAAAAATATGGATTGACATCTCAACTAAGAAGAAGTGCTGTTTCTATACCTTCTAACATTTCTGAAGGAGCAGGAAGAAATACCAATGGAGAATTTAAGCAATTTTTAGGAATTGCAAATGGTTCTTCTTATGAATTATTAACTCAATTATATTTATCTAAAAGATTAAATTTAATTACTGAAGAAAATGTAAGACCCATTATAAATGAAATACTTGAAGTAACAAGAATGAATTTCTCTCTTCAAAAATCACTTACTAAGTCTTAATTCTTTATACTAAAATCTTAATACTAATGACAAAACAAGCATATATAGTAAAAGCATATAGAACAGCAGTTGCAAAAGCTCCAAAAGGTGTTTTTCGCTTTAAACGAGCAGACGAATTAGGTGCAGAAACCATTCAGCACATGATGAAAGAGTTACCAAATTTAGACGTAAAACGTATAGATGATGTTATGGTTGGTAACGCAATGCCAGAAGGAGCACAGGGGTTAAACATGGCACGTTTTATTTCTTTAATAGGATTAAACTCTGTGGATGTTCCTGGAGTTACTGTAAACCGTTTCTGTTCGTCTGGATTAGAAACCATTGCCATGGCAGCAGCTAAAATTAATGCAGGAATGGCAAGTTGTATTATTGCAGGTGGAGCAGAAAGCATGAGCTCTGTACCGATGACAGGTTTTAAACCAGAATTAAATTATGATACCATTAAATCTGGTCATGCAGATTATTATTGGGGAATGGGAAACACTGCAGAGGCGGTAGCAAATCAATTTAAGGTTTCTAGAAAAGACCAAGATGAATTTGCTTTTAAATCTCACATGAAAGCTTTAAAAGCACAAGCAGAAAATCGTTTTCAAGATCAAATTGTTCCTATAGAAGTAGAACAAACATATTTAGATGAAAACGGAAAGAAAGCTATAAAAAAATATACAGTTACTAAAGATGAAGGTCCAAGAGCAGGAACCTCAACAGCTATTTTAAATAAATTACGTCCGGTTTTTGCTGCTGGCGGAAGTGTAACTGCTGGTAACTCATCTCAAATGAGTGATGGAGCTGCTTTTGTAATGGTAATGAGTGAAGAAATGGTGAAAGAATTAAATCTAGAACCAATTGCCAGAGTAGTAAATTATGCTGCTGCGGGTGTAGAACCTAGAATTATGGGAATTGGTCCTGTTGCTGCAATCCCTAAAGTTTTAAAACAAGCAGGTTTGCAACAAAAAGATATTGATTTAATTGAATTGAATGAAGCATTTGCTTCTCAGTCTTTAGCAGTAATGCGTGAGCTAAATTTAAACCAAGACATTGTAAATGTAAATGGTGGAGCCATTGCTTTAGGTCATCCATTAGGTTGCACAGGCGCAAAATTATCTGTGCAATTATTTGATGAAATGCGCAAGCGCGAAATGAAAAACAAATACGGAATGGTAACCATGTGTGTTGGTACTGGACAAGGTGCTGCAGGTGTGTTTGAGTTTCTTTCATAAAATAAAAAAGAGAACAAAGAAAAAAGATAAGAGATAAATAGATGTGTGCAAAACAAAGACATAATTACAAGAATCTAAAAATTTGGAAACTCGGTTTAGAGATTACAAATGATATTTCTGACTTGTTATTAAACTTTCCAAAGCACGAAAGATATGATTTAAGTTCACAAATAAGTAGGTGTTCCGTGTCTATGCCAAGTAATATTGCTGAAGGCTCTTCTAGAACAAATAAATCTTTCAGTCATTTCTTAGATATTTCTTTAGGTTCTTCTTTTGAATTAGGAACTCAACTATTAGTAGCAAAACATAGGCAGTATATTACTGAAATTAATTTAAAAAAAATTGAAGAAAAAATAGAAGAATTCCAACGGATGACTATGGGATTTCAAAGGAACCTCCAATAATGGTCTTTTTTCTATTTTCTTTCTTCTATAATCTAAAAAAACAAAAATATGGCAGATTTATTAAGAGGTGGACAATTCCTTGTTAAGGAAACAAACTGTGAAGATATATTTACTCCAGAAGATTTTTCTGAAGAGCAACAAATGATGAAAGATGCAGTGATGGAATTTAATGATAGAGAAATCATTCCTCATAAAGCACGCTTTGAAGCTAAAGACTTTGCACTTACAGAAGAAGTAATGCGTAAAGCTGGTGAATTAGGTTTTTTAGGTGTAGCTGTTCCTGAAGCTTATGAAGGATTGGGAATGGGGTTTGTTTCTACCGTTTTAACGTGTGATTATATTTCTTCTGGTACAGGTTCTTTTAGTACTGCTTTTGGTGCACATACAGGAATTGGAACTATGCCTATTACTTTATATGGAACCGAAGAACAGAAACAAAAATACGTACCAAAATTAGCTACTGGTGAGTGGTTTGGTGCCTACTGCTTAACAGAACCAGGTGCTGGATCTGATGCAAATTCTGGTAAAACTACCGCTGAATTATCTGCTGATGGAAAGTCATACAAAATTAACGGTCAAAAAATGTGGATTTCTAACGCAGGTTTTTGTCGTTTAATGATTGTTTTTGCTCGCATAGAAGGTGATAAAAATATTACTGGTTTTATTGTTGAGTTTGATAAGGAAAATCCGAATGGAATTACATTGGGAGAGGAAGAACATAAATTAGGTATTAGAGCAAGCTCTACTAGACAAGTCTTTTTTAACGATACTGTAGTTCCTGTAGAAAACATGTTAGCAGGGCGTGGTGAAGGTTTTAAAATTGCCATGAATGCTTTAAATGTTGGACGAATTAAATTAGCCGCTGCTTGTTTAGATTCTCAAAGAAGAATTGTTACACATGCAGTAAAATATGCAAACGAACGTAAACAATTTAAAACACCTATTTCAGATTTTGGTGCCATTAAAGTAAAATTAGCTGAAATGGCAACCAATGCTTATGTTGGTGAATCTGCTACATATAGAGCTTCTAAAGATATTGAAGACAGAATTGCTTTAAGAGTAGCAGCAGGAAACACACATCAAGAAGCAGAATTAAAAGGTGTAGAAGAATATGCTATTGAATGTTCTATTTTAAAAGTAGCCGTTTCAGAAGACATACAAAATTGTGCAGACGAAGGAATTCAGATTTTTGGTGGAATGGGGTTCTCTGAAGAAACACCTATGGAATCTGCTTGGAGAGATGCAAGAATTGCTCGTATTTATGAAGGAACAAACGAAATTAACAGAATGCTTTCTGTTGGTATGTTAATTAAAAAAGCAATGAAAGGTCATGTAGATTTATTAGGTCCTGCAACAGAAGTTGCAAATAGCCTAATGGGAATACCTTCTTTTGATACTCCAGATTATTCTGAATTATTTTCTGAAGAAAAACATATGATTGCTAAGTTGAAGAAAACATTTTTAATGGTTGCAGGTGCAGCACTTCAAAAATATGGTCAAGAAATAGAATCACATCAACAATTATTAATTGCAGCATCAGATATCTTAATTGAAATCTACATGGCTGAATCAGCTATATTAAGAACAGAAAAAAATGTAAAACGCACTAGCAAAGAAGCACAATCTGTTCAAATTGCAATGTCTAAATTATATTTATATCATGCAGTAGATATTATTGAGGAAAAAGGAAAAGAAAGTATTATTTCTTTTGCGGAAGGTGATGAACAACGTATGATGTTAATGGGCTTAAAACGTTTTACGAAGTACCAAAACTACCCAGACATTGTAGATTTACGTGACGAAATAGCAGAAAAAGTCAAAGCAGAAAACAAATACTGCTTCTAAGAATCTCTTGATGTCAAATTGAGTTTGTCGAAGTTTTCAAATTCTCCTTCAAACTCAACTGACTATCAGAATATAGTAAAAAATTAATCTTAATTTTAGATTAAATTAGTTGTTTGTTGTAAAAACCATCATTTTTAATGATGGTTTTTTTATACTCTAAATATTCATAGAATAATTAAAATTATATTAATTTTGAAACTCTTTCATATTTCCTAAATTAGAAGCCACAATGAAAAATAAAATATTTTTTTCTCTTTTTGCAGCATTCATATTCTTTGGGTGTAAAACTCAAATTACAACCATAAAACAACAAATTACAGGCAACCTTCCTATTAAAGAACATACCATTCAATCTTTATTATGGGTTCAAAATGCAGCTGAATACAAAGCATTAACGTACCAAGCATACAATTTAGCGCAACTTCGTTTAGATCAAATTCTTGCAAATAATACCTCTAAAAAACCAATTGCTATTGTTACTGATATAGATGAAACTCTTTTAGATAATAGTCCGTATTCTGGCAAACAAATTGAGTTAGATGAAAACTACACTTCAGATAGATGGGCAGAATGGGTAGCCCAGAAAAAGGCAAATGCCATACCAGGAGCACTCGCTTTTTTTAAGTATGCAAAAAGTAAAAATGTAGCTGTATTTTATATTTCTAACAGATCTGCAGCACAGACAAAAGAAACCATCGAAAACCTACAATTAAAGGATTTTCCTTTTGCTGATGAAACTCATGTACTTTTAAAAACAAACAGTAGTGAAAAAGGAACAAGAAGAAGTATTGTGAACAAAACACATGAAATAGTGCTACTTATTGGCGATAATTTATCTGACTTTTCATCAATATTTGAAAATAGCACTACTGATAAAAGAAACAAAAACACAGATAGTTTGCATACCTCTTTTGGTAATAAATATATTGTTTTGCCAAACCCAATGTATGGAGATTGGGAAACAAAAGGTATTTATGAAGGAAACTATAATTGGACAAATGCTCAAAAAGACTCTATCCGACATAAAAGAATCACTTCTTATTAAGTTCATTTTTTTATCAATCTTATAAAAAGTGATAGAGGCATCAACTCCGCTTAAACAGACATATTGGTTATTTTAAATGATAAACAATACCGTTAATTGCTTCGCTGTAAAAACGAT
Protein-coding regions in this window:
- a CDS encoding ABC transporter permease encodes the protein MSKLKLIIQREFIAKVRNKSFIMMTFLSPLLMIGMGALVYFLMQKNDEKVKEIVYVDNSGLFSKEDFKDSKTIHYTDYTALGIEETKNKVEEGDYYGALIIPKQDSLELLAKSIEFYSTDSPGMSVMSSMENKIETKIRHVKLNNFGIDIEKIEASKINTDIKMYNFSGEESSKLINGLKIGVGAIAGYLLMMFVMIYGTSVMRSVIEEKTSRIIEIIVSSVKPFQLMLGKILGNASAGLLQFLIWGIILSVILFVAQSVFGVDMVEVQSARIPAEQMDAVQQATAGDKGQMIVQEILKLPILKMFVLFIFYFLGGFMLYSSLFAAVGAAVDNETDTQQFMMPIMLPLILGVYVGFATVINDPHGSIAVLFSHIPFTSPIVMLMRVPFGVSWYELVISMALLLVTFVFMVWLAAKIYRVGILMYGKKATYKDLYKWLKYKG
- a CDS encoding ABC transporter ATP-binding protein, with product MKNLLEVNNVVKNYGDFRALNDVSLHIPKGCVFGLLGPNGAGKTSLIRIINQITMPDSGSIILDGEVLAPHHTAQIGYLPEERGLYKSMKVGEQALYLAQLKGLSKAEAKKRLKYWFDKFDISAWWNKKIEELSKGMAQKVQFIVTVMHNPKLLIFDEPFSGFDPINAQLIAKEILQLRDEGATIIFSTHRMESVEEMCDEIALIDKSNKILDGKLDDIKRQFRTHTFQVGLHTDHPKEVEAKLKENFEVFPSNFKLLNDSLTMNIKLTEGNTANDLLSFLTSKGEVQHFVELIPSANDIFIQAINKNN
- a CDS encoding MarR family winged helix-turn-helix transcriptional regulator — encoded protein: MNKLKSIDHELRATWQAVAKVYNEQAVKHDSTMATAFVLLNIDKLNGTPSTALGPLMGMEPTSLSRILKTMEDKGAISREKNPDDGRSVIIKLTEYGKEMRKISKAYVIQFNETVMENVSKEDLAGFFKVTSTINKLIADKDIYENTNKNKAV
- a CDS encoding 3-hydroxyacyl-CoA dehydrogenase/enoyl-CoA hydratase family protein, yielding MTRRIKKVAIIGSGIMGSGIACHFANIGVEVLLLDIVPRELNDKEKAKGLTLEDKVVRNRLVNDALTASLKSKPSPIYNQKFANRITTGNLDDDIAKVADVDWIMEVVVERLDIKKIVFDKLEKYRTPGTIISSNTSGIPIQFMNEGRSEDFQKHFAVTHFFNPPRYLKLFEVVPGPDCKQEVTDFLMMYGEKFLGKTSVLAKDTPAFIGNRIGIFGIQSLFHQVKELGLTVEEVDKLTGPVIGRPKSATFRTVDVVGLDTLVHVANGIYENCPDDEAHDLFKLPEFINKMMENKWLGSKTGQGFYKKTVNTEGKKEILTLDLDTLEYRSSKRAKFATLELTKTIDKPIDRFKVLVGGKDKAGEFYRKNFAAMFAYVQNRIPEISDELYKIDDAMKAGFGWENGPFEIWDAIGVEKGIELMKAEGAEPATWVTEMLASGSKSFYSVKEGATYFYDIPSKSQTKKPGQDGFIILDNIRKSNEVFKNSGVVIEDIGDGILNIEFQSKMNTIGGDVLAGINKGIDLAEKDFQGLVVGNQAANFSVGANIGMIFMMAVEQEYDELNYAIKHFQDTMMRMRYSSIPTISAPHGMALGGGCEISLHADKVVAAAETYMGLVEFGVGVIPGGGGSKEMALRASDSFQKGDVELNVLQENFLTIGMAKVSTSAYEAFDLGLLQKGKDVIVVNKERQIATAKAHAKLMAESGYTQPARRKDVKVLGKQALGMFLVGTDSMEHSKYISEHDMKIANKLAYVMAGGDLSEPTLVTEQYLLDLEREAFLSLCTERKTLERIQAMLKTGKPLRN
- a CDS encoding four helix bundle protein, which encodes MHRFEDLKIWQKAMDITEKCYQASINFPKEEKYGLTSQLRRSAVSIPSNISEGAGRNTNGEFKQFLGIANGSSYELLTQLYLSKRLNLITEENVRPIINEILEVTRMNFSLQKSLTKS
- a CDS encoding acetyl-CoA C-acyltransferase, yielding MTKQAYIVKAYRTAVAKAPKGVFRFKRADELGAETIQHMMKELPNLDVKRIDDVMVGNAMPEGAQGLNMARFISLIGLNSVDVPGVTVNRFCSSGLETIAMAAAKINAGMASCIIAGGAESMSSVPMTGFKPELNYDTIKSGHADYYWGMGNTAEAVANQFKVSRKDQDEFAFKSHMKALKAQAENRFQDQIVPIEVEQTYLDENGKKAIKKYTVTKDEGPRAGTSTAILNKLRPVFAAGGSVTAGNSSQMSDGAAFVMVMSEEMVKELNLEPIARVVNYAAAGVEPRIMGIGPVAAIPKVLKQAGLQQKDIDLIELNEAFASQSLAVMRELNLNQDIVNVNGGAIALGHPLGCTGAKLSVQLFDEMRKREMKNKYGMVTMCVGTGQGAAGVFEFLS
- a CDS encoding four helix bundle protein is translated as MCAKQRHNYKNLKIWKLGLEITNDISDLLLNFPKHERYDLSSQISRCSVSMPSNIAEGSSRTNKSFSHFLDISLGSSFELGTQLLVAKHRQYITEINLKKIEEKIEEFQRMTMGFQRNLQ
- a CDS encoding acyl-CoA dehydrogenase family protein, translating into MADLLRGGQFLVKETNCEDIFTPEDFSEEQQMMKDAVMEFNDREIIPHKARFEAKDFALTEEVMRKAGELGFLGVAVPEAYEGLGMGFVSTVLTCDYISSGTGSFSTAFGAHTGIGTMPITLYGTEEQKQKYVPKLATGEWFGAYCLTEPGAGSDANSGKTTAELSADGKSYKINGQKMWISNAGFCRLMIVFARIEGDKNITGFIVEFDKENPNGITLGEEEHKLGIRASSTRQVFFNDTVVPVENMLAGRGEGFKIAMNALNVGRIKLAAACLDSQRRIVTHAVKYANERKQFKTPISDFGAIKVKLAEMATNAYVGESATYRASKDIEDRIALRVAAGNTHQEAELKGVEEYAIECSILKVAVSEDIQNCADEGIQIFGGMGFSEETPMESAWRDARIARIYEGTNEINRMLSVGMLIKKAMKGHVDLLGPATEVANSLMGIPSFDTPDYSELFSEEKHMIAKLKKTFLMVAGAALQKYGQEIESHQQLLIAASDILIEIYMAESAILRTEKNVKRTSKEAQSVQIAMSKLYLYHAVDIIEEKGKESIISFAEGDEQRMMLMGLKRFTKYQNYPDIVDLRDEIAEKVKAENKYCF
- a CDS encoding 5'-nucleotidase, lipoprotein e(P4) family; amino-acid sequence: MKNKIFFSLFAAFIFFGCKTQITTIKQQITGNLPIKEHTIQSLLWVQNAAEYKALTYQAYNLAQLRLDQILANNTSKKPIAIVTDIDETLLDNSPYSGKQIELDENYTSDRWAEWVAQKKANAIPGALAFFKYAKSKNVAVFYISNRSAAQTKETIENLQLKDFPFADETHVLLKTNSSEKGTRRSIVNKTHEIVLLIGDNLSDFSSIFENSTTDKRNKNTDSLHTSFGNKYIVLPNPMYGDWETKGIYEGNYNWTNAQKDSIRHKRITSY